A stretch of Natator depressus isolate rNatDep1 chromosome 2, rNatDep2.hap1, whole genome shotgun sequence DNA encodes these proteins:
- the OTUD6B gene encoding deubiquitinase OTUD6B isoform X2, whose translation MEGHAGEEPAAGDFELLVRNQRREKRELQAKIQGMKNAVPKNDKKRRKQLIDDVAKLEAEMEQKHKEELKQLKETLPEQNKLDSVADSIASFQLEEREQQIQQPRISKAQKRREKKAALEKEREERIAEAEIENLTGARHLESQRLAQILATRQLEMKQIPSDGHCMYRAIEDQLKNQQNCWTVATLRSQTAEYMQSHVDDFLPFLTNPSTGDMYSRGEFEKYCDDIVNTAAWGGQLELRALSHILQKPIEVVQMDSPPIIVGEEYSSKPLILVYYH comes from the exons ATGGAGGGGCACGCGGGGGAGGAGCCGGCGGCGGGCGACTTCGAGCTGCTCGTGAGGAATCAGCGCAGGGAGAAGCGGGAGCTGCAAG CGAAAATTCAAGGTATGAAAAACGCTGTTCCTAAGAATgacaaaaagagaagaaaacagtTGATTGATGATGTTGCCAAACTGGAGGCAGAAATGGAACAGAAGCACAAGGAAGAACTGAAGCAGCTAAAGGAAACTTTACCTGAGCAGAATAAG CTAGATTCTGTGGCTGATAGTATTGCAAGTTTTCAGCTTGAGGAAAGAGAGCAACAGATACAGCAACCTCGAATATCAAAAGCACAGAAAAGGCGG GAAAAGAAAGCTGcattggagaaggaaagagaagaaaggatAGCTGAAGCTGAGATAGAAAATTTAACAGGAGCCAGACATCTTGAAAGTCAAAGGCTTGCCCAGATATTGGCAACAAGGCAGTTGGAGATGAAACAGATTCCATCAGATGGCCACTGCATGTACCGAGCTATTGAAGACCAGCTCAAGAATCAGCAAAACTGCTGGACTGTTGCAACCCTGAGAAGTCAAACTGCAGAGTATATGCAAAGTCATGTTGATGATTTCCTGCCGTTTCTAACAAATCCCAGCACGGGAGACATGTATAGCCGAG gGGAGTTTGAAAAGTATTGTGATGATATAGTCAACACAGCTGCATGGGGTGGTCAGCTGGAA CTAAGGGCTCTATCACACATTTTGCAAAAACCAATTGAAGTAGTGCAAATGGATTCTCCTCCCATTATTGTTGGTGAAGAATATTCAAGCAAACCATTAATACTAGT GTATTATCACTGA
- the OTUD6B gene encoding deubiquitinase OTUD6B isoform X1, with product MEGHAGEEPAAGDFELLVRNQRREKRELQAKIQGMKNAVPKNDKKRRKQLIDDVAKLEAEMEQKHKEELKQLKETLPEQNKLDSVADSIASFQLEEREQQIQQPRISKAQKRREKKAALEKEREERIAEAEIENLTGARHLESQRLAQILATRQLEMKQIPSDGHCMYRAIEDQLKNQQNCWTVATLRSQTAEYMQSHVDDFLPFLTNPSTGDMYSRGEFEKYCDDIVNTAAWGGQLELRALSHILQKPIEVVQMDSPPIIVGEEYSSKPLILVYMRHAYGLGEHYNSVKLLTDTATENGS from the exons ATGGAGGGGCACGCGGGGGAGGAGCCGGCGGCGGGCGACTTCGAGCTGCTCGTGAGGAATCAGCGCAGGGAGAAGCGGGAGCTGCAAG CGAAAATTCAAGGTATGAAAAACGCTGTTCCTAAGAATgacaaaaagagaagaaaacagtTGATTGATGATGTTGCCAAACTGGAGGCAGAAATGGAACAGAAGCACAAGGAAGAACTGAAGCAGCTAAAGGAAACTTTACCTGAGCAGAATAAG CTAGATTCTGTGGCTGATAGTATTGCAAGTTTTCAGCTTGAGGAAAGAGAGCAACAGATACAGCAACCTCGAATATCAAAAGCACAGAAAAGGCGG GAAAAGAAAGCTGcattggagaaggaaagagaagaaaggatAGCTGAAGCTGAGATAGAAAATTTAACAGGAGCCAGACATCTTGAAAGTCAAAGGCTTGCCCAGATATTGGCAACAAGGCAGTTGGAGATGAAACAGATTCCATCAGATGGCCACTGCATGTACCGAGCTATTGAAGACCAGCTCAAGAATCAGCAAAACTGCTGGACTGTTGCAACCCTGAGAAGTCAAACTGCAGAGTATATGCAAAGTCATGTTGATGATTTCCTGCCGTTTCTAACAAATCCCAGCACGGGAGACATGTATAGCCGAG gGGAGTTTGAAAAGTATTGTGATGATATAGTCAACACAGCTGCATGGGGTGGTCAGCTGGAA CTAAGGGCTCTATCACACATTTTGCAAAAACCAATTGAAGTAGTGCAAATGGATTCTCCTCCCATTATTGTTGGTGAAGAATATTCAAGCAAACCATTAATACTAGT gtaTATGAGACATGCATATGGATTAGGAGAGCATTATAATTCTGTAAAACTGCTAACAGACACTGCTACAGAAAATGGTAGCTAG